The DNA segment GGGATTATAGGTGGTGGGGTTATTTCCGTTCCCCCCGTATGTGTATTGGCATTTCTGGTTAATGCCAAGCGCTTTGTAAGGGCTTTGTAGCCCGGCTGGGCCCCCCGGACCGGCCCTGGCAGCGGCAGGCTGCACCAGCGCGGGGAATCTGTGGACGTGGGCGACGGCGGGAGGGAGGTGCTGCGCCTAAAATCGACGGTTTTCTTTCACCCGAGCGTTGCCATGCCCAAAAAGGCTTCTCCTGTACCCGATCCGATTGAGACGCCCGACAGCTATGAAGCCGCCGTTGCCGAGCTGGAGCAACTGGCGGTGCGCATGGAGTCGGGCCAGCTGCCACTGAACGACATGCTGACGGGCTACCGCCGTGCCTCGGTGCTGCTTGCGTATTGCCGCGAACAGCTCGACGGGGTGGAGGCGCAGATCAAGGTATTGGACGGCGAGACTCTGAAGAAATGGGCCCAGGAGTGATGGAAGCAATGAGTGAGGACGTGACGGCACAGGCATTCGATCTGAACGCCTGGAGCCAGGTGCAGTTGCAGCGCACGGAGGCCGCGCTTTCCGCATGGGTGGGGGTGAGTGCGCCTGCCGGTCTGGGGGAGGCCATGCGCTATGCCGTGCTGGATGGCGGCAAACGCCTGCGCCCGCTGCTGGTACTGGCCGCTTCCGAAGCGGTGCAGGGCAATGCCGAGGCCGCGCTGCGCGCGGCCTGCGCCGTGGAGCTGATCCATGCCTATTCGCTGGTGCATGACGACATGCCCTGCATGGATAACGATGTGTTGCGCCGTGGCAAGCCCACGGTGCATGTGGCGTTTGGCGAAGCCCGTGCGCTGCTGGCTGGCGATGCGCTGCAGGCGCTGGCCTTCGAGCTGCTGACGCCCGAAGGCGAGGCCGTGCCCGACGCCATGCAGGCCCGGCTGTGCCGCCTGCTGGGGGCCGCAGCGGGAGCGCAGGGTATGGCAGGCGGCCAGGCCATCGACCTGGCCAGCGTGGGCCTGCCTTTGAGCGAAGACCAGCTGCGCCAGATGCACCGTCTGAAAACCGGGGCCCTGCTGGAAGGCAGCGTGCTGATGGGAGCGGCCTGCGGACAGGTCGCTGCTGTGACCCAGCAGGCGCTGAAGGACTACGGTGCAGCGCTGGGCCTGGCATTCCAGGTGGTGGACGATGTGCTGGACGTGGTGGCCGATTCCGCCACCCTGGGCAAGACCGCCGGCAAGGACGCCGCCAACGACAAGCCTACCTATGTGTCGCTGATGGGTTTGGATGGCGCCCGCCGCCATGCGGCAGCATTGCTGCAAGAATCACTGGCGGCCCTGGAACGCAGCGGCCTGCGCGATACGCAGGCGTTGCGGGCCCTGGCCCATATGGTGGTGGACCGCTCGCACTGACTGCCAGCGGCACGCTGCCCACCGGGCTGCAAAGCCCGCCCTATTGATGAAAAACAGCTGCCGAGGCGCCCTGCAAGCGCCAAGGCAGCCCGTAAAAAAAGAGCTGATGACCACCAACGCCTACCCTCTGCTGCAGAAAGTGAATGCGCCTGCCGACCTGCGCGCCATGCCGCGTGGCAACCTGAAGGCACTGGCGTCCGAGTTGCGCAACTATGTGATCGACAGCGTCTCCCAGACCGGCGGCCACCTGAGCTCGAACCTGGGCACGGTGGAGCTGACCGTGGCGCTGCATGCGGTGTTCGATACGCCGTATGACCGCATCGTCTGGGATGTGGGCCACCAGACCTACCCGCACAAGATCCTGACCGGCCGGCGCGAGCGCATGTCCACGCTGCGCCAGCTGGACGGGATTTCGGGCTTTCCCCTGCGCACCGAAAGCGAGTACGACGCGTTCGGTGCCGGGCACTCGTCCACCAGCATCTCGGCTGCACTGGGCATGGCCCTGGCCGCCAAGCAAAAGGGTGAAAACCGCCGCGCCATTGCCGTGATCGGCGATGGGGCCATGACGGCCGGCATGGCATTTGAAGCGCTGAACAACGGCGGCGTGGCGGACGCCAATCTGCTCGTCATCTTGAACGACAACGACATGAGCATCAGCCCGCCCGTGGGCGCGCTGAACCGCTACCTGGCCCAGCTGATGAGCGGCCAGTTCTACGCCAAGGCCCGGGATATGGGCAAGAGCGTGCTCAAGCAGGTGCCTCCGTTGCTGGAGCTGGCCAAGCGTCTGGAGCAGCAGGCCAAGGGCATGGTGGTGCCTGCCACCATGTTCGAGCAGTTCGGCTTCAACTACATCGGCCCCATCGATGGGCATGACCTGGATTCGCTGATCCCCACGCTGGAAAACATCAAGGGCCTGAAGGGCCCGCAGTTCCTGCACGTGGTCACCAAGAAAGGCCAGGGCTACAAGCTGGCCGAGGCCGACCCTGTGGCCTACCATGGTCCGGGCAAGTTCGATCCGGCCGTGGGCCTGGTCAAGCCGGCCGCACCGGCCAAGCAGACGTTCACGCAGGTGTTCGGCCAGTGGCTGTGCGACATGGCAGCCCAGGACCAGCGTCTGGTGGGCATCACGCCGGCCATGCGCGAGGGCTCGGGCATGGTGGAGTTCCACAAGCGCTTCCCCGGCCGCTACCACGACGTGGGCATTGCCGAGCAGCATGCCGTGACCTTTGCCGGCGGCATGGCCTGCGAAGGCCTCAAACCCGTGGTGGCGATCTATTCCACCTTTTTGCAGCGCGCCTATGACCAGCTGATCCACGACGTGGCGCTGCAGAACCTGCCGGTGGTGTTTGCGCTGGACCGCGCGGGTCTGGTGGGGGCCGACGGCGCCACCCATGCCGGTGCCTACGACATCGCCTTTGTGCGCTGCATCCCGAACATGAGCATGGCCTGTCCTGCCGACGAGCGCGAAACCCGCCAGCTGCTGAGCACGGCTTACGCGCAGAACCACCCTGTCTGCGTGCGCTATCCGCGCGGTGCCGGCGTGGGCATGACGCCGCTGGAAAGCCTGGACGGCCTGCCGTTCGGCAAGGGGGAAATCCGCCGCAGCTCGGCCACCAAGAAGATCGCCATCCTGGCTTTTGGCAGCTTGCTGTATCCCGCCCTGGCGGCGGGCGAGGCGCTGGATGCCACTGTGGTCAATATGCGCTGGGCCAAGCCGCTGGACGAGGAACTGCTGCGCCAGGTGGCGGCCGAGCACGATGCGATCGTCACCGTGGAAGAGGGCTGCGTCATGGGCGGAGCCGGCTCTGCTGTGGGCGAGGCGCTGGCTGCCGCCGGCATCACCAAGCCGCTGCTGCACCTGGGCCTGCCCGACCAGTTCATCGAGCATGGCGACCCCGCCAAGCTGCTGGCCCTGCAAGGCCTGGACGCGGCGGGCATGGAAGCTTCCATCCGGGCGCGCTTCATGGCGCCATGACGCCCAGCTGCGCTGCCTGCCGGCATCACGCACCAAGCCGCCTTCGGGGCGGCTTTTTTTGCGCCATTGTTTCGCATACCGGCGCTGGTGCGCCGCATGCATGACGCTGACACAACACTGAAGACGGGTGCGGGCTATCCCCTGGTTTCGGGGTTAACCCGCGCGGGGCTGGCGTTTTTCCATTCCTACAATGCCGCACGCTCCGCTGCTGTAGCCGGTGTGCTGCAGTGTGTGTAGCCGAAAGTGCAATATTAGGAGAGAAAATGGACCGTCGTTCCCTTATCAAACAGGCTGGCTTGGCTGGCGTACTGGCTGCCGGTGCAGCCCCCGCCGTGCATGCCCAAGCGGCTGTGCGTTGGCGCCTGGCTTCGAGCTTCCCCAAGTCGCTGGACACCATCTTTGGTAGCGCGGAAAAATTCTCTCAGACGGTCAAGGCCCTGTCGGGCGGCAAGTTCGAAGTCTCGGTGCATGCCGCTGGCGAACTGATGCCCGCCTTCGGCGTGGTGGATGCGCTGGAAAACAGCACCATCGAAATGGCGCAGACCGCGCCTTACTACTTCACCGGCAAGAACTCCATCTTCGCCTTTGGCTGCGCCGTGCCTTTCGGCCTGACCGCACGCCAGATGGATGCCTGGATGGAGCACGGCAACGGCCGCAAGCTGTTCGATGCCTTCTGCGCCAACTACAACATCAAGAGCTACAGCGCAGGCAACACCGGCACCCAGATGGGCGGCTGGTACCGCAAGGAAATCAAGTCCGTCGCCGACCTGAAGGGGCTGAAGATGCGCCTGGGCGGCGGCCTGTTCGGTGAAGCCATGGCCAAGCTGGGCGTGGTCTCGCAGAACATGCCTGCCGGCGATGTGTACCAGGCGCTGGAAAAGGGCACGCTGGACGCCACCGAGTTCGTGGGCCCCTACGACGACCAGAAGCTGGGCTTCAACAAGGTTGCTCCCTACTACTACTACCCCGGCTGGTGGGAAGGCGGTGCGGAGCTGGAGTTCTTCGTCAACGCCAAGGCCTATGCGGCGCTGTCGGTCGAGAACAAGGCCATTGTGGATGCAGCCACCCGTGTGGCGGCCCGCGACATGACGTCCAAGTACGACGCCTTCAACCCCGTTGCCCTCAAGAAGCTGGTGGCCGACAAGACCGTCCTCAAGGCCTTCCCCAAGGACGTGATGGACGCCGGCTACAAGGCCTCGATGGAAGTCTTTGCCGAGCACGAAGCCAAGTCGCCCGAGTTCAAGAAGATCCACCAGGACATGCGCGCCTTCCAGCGCGACCAACTGCTGTGGGAACGCTTCTCGGAGTTCCGCTACAACAGCTACATGGCGTCGATCAAGCTCTGATTGGCGTTCCATGCTGCAACCCGTTCCGCCAGGGGAAGGTTGCAGCATCCCCTGCGAGCCGGCATTGCCATCCGATGCACATCGGATGATGGCCGGCTTTTTTGTTCCCTGAATCCGCCGCAGAAGCGGATCAATTTCCCGTAACTTGCGACAACACAAGGAGAGGTCAATGGATCGTCGTTCCGTATTGAAGAATGCCGGCATTGCCGGCGTGCTGGCTGCCGCCGCAGCCCCGGCCGTGCATGCACAACCCGTGGTGCGCTGGCGCATTGCGTCGAGCTTCCCCAAATCGCTGGACACCATCTACGGCTCGGCCGAAGTGTTTGCCCAGTCCATCA comes from the Comamonas terrigena NBRC 13299 genome and includes:
- a CDS encoding ABC transporter substrate-binding protein, which encodes MDRRSLIKQAGLAGVLAAGAAPAVHAQAAVRWRLASSFPKSLDTIFGSAEKFSQTVKALSGGKFEVSVHAAGELMPAFGVVDALENSTIEMAQTAPYYFTGKNSIFAFGCAVPFGLTARQMDAWMEHGNGRKLFDAFCANYNIKSYSAGNTGTQMGGWYRKEIKSVADLKGLKMRLGGGLFGEAMAKLGVVSQNMPAGDVYQALEKGTLDATEFVGPYDDQKLGFNKVAPYYYYPGWWEGGAELEFFVNAKAYAALSVENKAIVDAATRVAARDMTSKYDAFNPVALKKLVADKTVLKAFPKDVMDAGYKASMEVFAEHEAKSPEFKKIHQDMRAFQRDQLLWERFSEFRYNSYMASIKL
- the xseB gene encoding exodeoxyribonuclease VII small subunit codes for the protein MPKKASPVPDPIETPDSYEAAVAELEQLAVRMESGQLPLNDMLTGYRRASVLLAYCREQLDGVEAQIKVLDGETLKKWAQE
- a CDS encoding polyprenyl synthetase family protein, encoding MEAMSEDVTAQAFDLNAWSQVQLQRTEAALSAWVGVSAPAGLGEAMRYAVLDGGKRLRPLLVLAASEAVQGNAEAALRAACAVELIHAYSLVHDDMPCMDNDVLRRGKPTVHVAFGEARALLAGDALQALAFELLTPEGEAVPDAMQARLCRLLGAAAGAQGMAGGQAIDLASVGLPLSEDQLRQMHRLKTGALLEGSVLMGAACGQVAAVTQQALKDYGAALGLAFQVVDDVLDVVADSATLGKTAGKDAANDKPTYVSLMGLDGARRHAAALLQESLAALERSGLRDTQALRALAHMVVDRSH
- the dxs gene encoding 1-deoxy-D-xylulose-5-phosphate synthase — its product is MTTNAYPLLQKVNAPADLRAMPRGNLKALASELRNYVIDSVSQTGGHLSSNLGTVELTVALHAVFDTPYDRIVWDVGHQTYPHKILTGRRERMSTLRQLDGISGFPLRTESEYDAFGAGHSSTSISAALGMALAAKQKGENRRAIAVIGDGAMTAGMAFEALNNGGVADANLLVILNDNDMSISPPVGALNRYLAQLMSGQFYAKARDMGKSVLKQVPPLLELAKRLEQQAKGMVVPATMFEQFGFNYIGPIDGHDLDSLIPTLENIKGLKGPQFLHVVTKKGQGYKLAEADPVAYHGPGKFDPAVGLVKPAAPAKQTFTQVFGQWLCDMAAQDQRLVGITPAMREGSGMVEFHKRFPGRYHDVGIAEQHAVTFAGGMACEGLKPVVAIYSTFLQRAYDQLIHDVALQNLPVVFALDRAGLVGADGATHAGAYDIAFVRCIPNMSMACPADERETRQLLSTAYAQNHPVCVRYPRGAGVGMTPLESLDGLPFGKGEIRRSSATKKIAILAFGSLLYPALAAGEALDATVVNMRWAKPLDEELLRQVAAEHDAIVTVEEGCVMGGAGSAVGEALAAAGITKPLLHLGLPDQFIEHGDPAKLLALQGLDAAGMEASIRARFMAP